A single Lolium perenne isolate Kyuss_39 chromosome 6, Kyuss_2.0, whole genome shotgun sequence DNA region contains:
- the LOC127308485 gene encoding uncharacterized protein isoform X1 gives MADKPSRALVLYAAGHAALLPRAAAAAGKSHLDAFAARASCGFLSLRTPATTTVNDAGDKSSDTILELAQLLDVYDGLYPAPVDPQDLLLPKLSERFMGMRAAMVTNCPAVNSFAASLGFHVFGAEDFAAQSGSDSGGSKDTRVISRALGLLGFSDGGVQDSCEFDLVFVHVATESTAGKLGKLGMRTDLNRLDKLVAAVMEAAPAGSPVAARVHVSVVLSYGSATENKEESCLIVNMSSETDSDLRLLRPRQSYTMKAGNTLDDVRNHHPMLLAQWQEGVTRSDLAKEFSFEEFIKHAGNFAMLAERFLHEVAFKLWKAPKYGA, from the exons ATGGCGGACAAGCCGAGCCGCGCGCTGGTGCTCTACGCCGCCGGCCACGCGGCGCTGCTccctcgggcggcggcggcggcggggaagaGCCACCTCGACGCCTTCGCCGCCCGCGCCTCCTGCGGCTTCCTCTCCCTCCGCAcccccgccaccaccaccgtcaacg ATGCAGGAGATAAGAGCAGCGACACGATCCTCGAGCTGGCGCAGCTGCTCGACGTGTACGACGGCCTCTACCCCGCCCCGGTGGATCCGCAGGACCTACTACTTCCAAAGCTATCCGAGAG GTTTATGGGGATGAGAGCTGCGATGGTCACCAACTGCCCCGCCGTCAACTCCTTCGCGGCGAGCCTCGGCTTCCATGtcttcggggccgaagacttcgcCGCGCAGTCCGGTTCAGACAGCGGCGGCTCCAAGGACACCAGAGTAATCAGCCGGGCGTTAGGTCTGCTCGGATTCTCTGACGGGGGTGTGCAGGATTCCTGCGAATTCGATCTGGTGTTTGTGCACGTCGCGACGGAGAGCACCGCCGGCAAGCTGGGGAAACTGGGGATGAGGACGGATCTCAACCGGCTCGACAAGTTGGTGGCCGCGGTCATGGAAGCTGCGCCGGCCGGTTCGCCTGTCGCCGCGCGGGTTCATGTGTCCGTGGTCCTGAGCTATGGGTCTGCTACTGAGAACAAGGAAGAGTCGTGCCTCATCGTGAACATGTCGAGCGAAACTGATTCTGACTTGAGGTTGCTTCGGCCGCGCCAGAGCTACACTATGAAGGCAGGGAACACGTTGGATGATGTCAG GAATCATCATCCAATGCTACTGGCGCAGTGGCAGGAAGGAGTAACTCGTTCTGATTTGGCCAAAGAGTTCTCCTTTGAGGAATTTATAAAG CACGCCGGAAACTTTGCTATGCTTGCAGAGCGCTTTCTGCACGAAGTTGCATTTAAGCTCTGGAAAGCACCAAAATATGGAGCTTAG